The window CGCTAATTAATGATGTGCCTGCACCTGAACCATCTCCATATAATTCCAATATTTTTTGCCCCATACCAGCCCGTTTTTGCTTAGCAGATTCACTTTGGTCTTTTGGGCGTTCAAACTTCGTCATAAATACGTCAGAAGCAGAGCGTAGATCGGATGATAACTTAAGCGCGTCATAAACACCTTTATAGTTGACGGTGAGTTCTTGCATGAGGTAGTCAAGCTGCAATGCTAAATCTCCCTCTATGGTCATACCGCGTGATCGCGCTAAATCAACTAGCCCTTGCTGGCGACCAGATGATGTCCACTGAGCGATGCCATATCCAGTATGATTATTGACGGTAATATTATCCTTATCCCCCTCTGGAGTTCCGGTGTTCTGTACGCGCTTTGGGTTTACTCCAGATTCTGCTTGAAGGTTTCCAAGAATTCCGCCAGACTGCTGTGGTGTGAAGCCTTTACTTATGAAAAAGTTAAAGGCCTTTTCCATATTGTCATTTCCAGACAGGTTAACAGTGGCATCAACACTGCCACCTGTACCACCAGACACTGGGCACTGGCAGGGGCTAGCAGAGCTAGGTGTAGCAAGAGCGGAAGCAGTAGTGATGGTGGTTTGGATTACTCCAGATAGTGCTTCGTAGCCTTGCGAAGTAGTGCTATGTACGCCTTGCTTATCAAATGGCATGGATGGGTTTGTGGCATTCTCATAGGTTTCAGGATTTCCACCAGGGTAGTATATTTTAAAACGGCTAATTACAGGAGTTCCTAGCTCGGTTGCTTTAGCATAAATTACCTTATTGGTAGCTGCGGCACCAATTCTAGTTGCGTCAGAAGGGCTAGCAGCAACATCGACAAGATATATTTTTGCCTGAGTACCAGTAGCTTTAATTTGATTAATTAGGGTGTTTAGCTTGTCTTGAAAATTATTTTCTGAATTAGTCCCCAGCTCGATTATTACTGCCTGAGAGCCTTTAATTGTTTCGGCGTCGGCCGTAGCAGCTTCTAGGCCTGATGTATGGGTGTTTTGACCTGGTCCAGCGATAGATCTGGAGGCATCGGCGTTAACTACTACTTTATAGCCTGCAGTAGCAAGGTTTTTTTCAAGACTTACCTTAACACCTTCGCCAATGGAGTCACCGAGATAATATACAGAACCACCAGCCGTTAACCCTCCACCTCCAGCTGTCGGGGTGGTGCTAGAGGGGCCACAAATTAGCTCAGCATTTTTGTCGTAAAATGGTGTACGTTCAATATCTTTACGTTGTTCAGAGGCAGCTTGGGATGGGGTTGCGATAAGAATAATAGTAAGTGCAATATAACTCAAGCGAGTTATAGATTTTAGTAGATGATTAGAAACTTTTATCATATTATTTTCCATTAATTGACCAGTGCCAAGATTCGGATGGTAGATTTTTAAAACCATAACGGCCAGCGTTTGAGGATAGCCACCTAAACTGTGCAGAGCCCGATCTAATCGACGATCCATTAACATTAAAGTCGATTGCTTCACCGTTTTCGTGGTTTGATTGACCGGGCCTTGCAGTTGGTGTTGCACAGGTGCTTGAAGAGCTATTGTAGGTGTCGGGGCAGCCATTCTTACCTCGAAGCTCCACTTGTTTATCGAAAGTTCGATAGCCCCACCCACTTATATTTATTCCAGCTGCCTGCATGTCATTTAGCATGGCGTTGAGGGAATTTGCTACCGATACATTAACCGTTATGTCATGCACCGTACAAAGTCTTAAGCGATGCATTAAAACCCTTCCAACACCGTATTTTTCCCCAATTCCAGCATCAGTAGTACCGGGAGGGCATTGTTGAGCTGAGGTGTCACCACTGGGGTTGGTTGGTGTTTGAGTAGATGTAGTTTCTACTGGATTACTAGTGGTAGCACCCTCTGGTGCGCTAAAGTTGGGATCTTCCTTGTTGGGATTAGACAAATAAACTAAAGCATCAGCCTGAAGCATATGGAAGTGATAGGCGCGGTAGCGTAGAGGTAAACTATTAAGATCACGAGATGCGGTGCTGTCTAGGAGTGGTGTACAGACATTTTTATATAAGTCCACTTTATCCGGCGGTGGATTTAAGAGATGGAATCGGCTTGGTATAAACTCTTGAAAACATTTATCATATTCAGCTAATTCAGCAGCTAAAATAGCATTATTTTTTTTAATATTTTCGATGTAGCGAGCATTTTCCATAGGATTAATTTGATTAAAAATTTCTGGAATACCAGCTGGATCGAGCTTTAGATTGGTTGAGTCGTAAACTGTACTGGCTGAAGCCACCCTACTATTACCAGTTATAAAGGCAGTGAGAGTACCACTTTCGCCGGCAGCATTTCTTATGGGGCTAATAATAGAGGCAATTGTAGAGGTGACATTACCCGGAATATTTTGTGGCTTATCAAGAGAGGCAACCGCTAGTCGACTAGCAAAAGATCCTGGGTTATCTAAGTTAAAGAAGCGCCAAGCCAAGCCCTTGGTTTTATCATCGTAATATCTGGCAACTCGTACTGATTCATCGCGGGTTAGAGCTTCGTTTTGAGTTAGGAAATTGCCACCCATCGCTAGAGTAAAAGCATTTGTATAGGCTTTCATACCAAAATTCATACGATTAAAGTTTTGTGGGCCGTCTTCTGTGCCAGCAGTCGCAACGTTTGATTCAATTCGGATAAGTCTAAAGCGTAAATCTTCGTAGGTGAGATCCTTGTAAATTTGACTAATCGACTTACTCTTTGATGGGTTGGAATAAAAATCGATACCAGCAATAGCTTTTTTAAAGGCGGGATATACATTTTGGTAGAATGCATTAATGGTTGCGTCTCGCTGAGGGTCGTTTGCGCTGGTGTTGTCAAAATCACCAGTATCGCGAGCGGCATCACACGGTGACGCATCCCCACCTTGAGTAACGTATGTAAAGATTAGGTTGAGAGCATCTTGAAATTGTTTTTCTTGCTGAATTGCTGGGAAATCATCAGCTTGCTTGTTGTAGTAACCAACGATGCGCGATATAGCATCTGGCTCTAGGGCTACTCCAGTTTTTCGATAATCTAGCGTGTAGTTATATTCCTGGCCTTCCTGCATACCAGCTATCTTGTAAAAGTCTCCACCCAACTCTTTTAGGTCAATAAAACGCTTTTGATGAGTATCGGCATAAGTCATGGCTTGCCAGCCAGCCACGGCAGCCGAATTTATGCGATCCTTCACTTTTTGGCGATACTTATCAACAGCTGGGGCATACTCACTATCTGGAGCAAGAAGGTTATAGTAGAGATCGCAGACTATATTGAGAGAGGCTCGCTTGGGTTTTATGGACATCGTTGGATCAGGGTCATTTAAGAGGCTTTCTGGTGGGCTTGTAGTGTAGAGTAAGATATCTTTTGGGTTAATTCCGCACGATAAATCGTGATTCATCTTGTCTATATCTTTCTGGTAGTAAACATCGCCTTTTGGCACATACATATCAGCACACTCAATAATTTTCGCATCATATTTAGATATTAAGCTTGCATCTTTATATTTTTGAACAGAGCGAGTGTTTGCAAAGAATTGCAAGACCTCTGCATCATTTGCGTCTACTTCCTCTTGTGAGGATTGGATTGGCTGACTAATGGCTTGCCCTCTATTCCAGATGCGAGTAAGTGTTTTATTACGTAGGGTGTCGCCAAATTCATCGCCAGGTTCCTTAAGTGTGGGGGAGTCTTGAGGCTCAGCATAAGCATAGCGAACATTAAGGTTTTTATTTACACCATCCCTCACAAACTGAGAGCGCATCATGGTGTTCCAGATTGGGTAATTATTATTTATACAATTTGCTCGAGCTACACCTGTTAGCTCTTTGCCAGGATTTGTTTTGAGCTGAATGGATTCAACTACCGATCGTTCTTTACCATCTAGTACGGATACTACTTTTTTGGTTTTAATGACACATCGATTATCAATTGGAAGGGTCTGATATTTGGCTTTCTCCCAGTCTATTTGTGATAACTTGTATTCATATGTCCCCTCTTCTGGGTGGGTTGCACCACCATGTGCAGCAACTGC is drawn from bacterium and contains these coding sequences:
- a CDS encoding peptidoglycan DD-metalloendopeptidase family protein; amino-acid sequence: MIKVSNHLLKSITRLSYIALTIILIATPSQAASEQRKDIERTPFYDKNAELICGPSSTTPTAGGGGLTAGGSVYYLGDSIGEGVKVSLEKNLATAGYKVVVNADASRSIAGPGQNTHTSGLEAATADAETIKGSQAVIIELGTNSENNFQDKLNTLINQIKATGTQAKIYLVDVAASPSDATRIGAAATNKVIYAKATELGTPVISRFKIYYPGGNPETYENATNPSMPFDKQGVHSTTSQGYEALSGVIQTTITTASALATPSSASPCQCPVSGGTGGSVDATVNLSGNDNMEKAFNFFISKGFTPQQSGGILGNLQAESGVNPKRVQNTGTPEGDKDNITVNNHTGYGIAQWTSSGRQQGLVDLARSRGMTIEGDLALQLDYLMQELTVNYKGVYDALKLSSDLRSASDVFMTKFERPKDQSESAKQKRAGMGQKILELYGDGSGAGTSLISGTTSCNSAAGGMSAGFVGFPLQTTKARMTELNGGQFSNGVMKFSGHPYAAHDINADPGTPVVAVISGQVVKVGNDKCGGRMLSVWSEQQGVTVAYLHLSVEQTIVKEGEPIAEGQVIGFVGPPGAGCGTPHLHIDANTTNRRIGCKRESCSAENKALFQAGSDKIGLPKALFDSYQRLP
- a CDS encoding M15 family metallopeptidase, translated to MKLGKQLTNAASKSVGKAALGSVGRGLNAVGDAREIKNIKDQDGAGAAAAAAGLKATEAVVSKTGIGTAITTAIRGTQAALRKVGINIKDQYIAYALLLAPLLALVPIAVFALIIFFAWKHPAQMLKLSFTNFKTFVGAVQALVIENGGASKMAYEVEVGSNTAVAAHGGATHPEEGTYEYKLSQIDWEKAKYQTLPIDNRCVIKTKKVVSVLDGKERSVVESIQLKTNPGKELTGVARANCINNNYPIWNTMMRSQFVRDGVNKNLNVRYAYAEPQDSPTLKEPGDEFGDTLRNKTLTRIWNRGQAISQPIQSSQEEVDANDAEVLQFFANTRSVQKYKDASLISKYDAKIIECADMYVPKGDVYYQKDIDKMNHDLSCGINPKDILLYTTSPPESLLNDPDPTMSIKPKRASLNIVCDLYYNLLAPDSEYAPAVDKYRQKVKDRINSAAVAGWQAMTYADTHQKRFIDLKELGGDFYKIAGMQEGQEYNYTLDYRKTGVALEPDAISRIVGYYNKQADDFPAIQQEKQFQDALNLIFTYVTQGGDASPCDAARDTGDFDNTSANDPQRDATINAFYQNVYPAFKKAIAGIDFYSNPSKSKSISQIYKDLTYEDLRFRLIRIESNVATAGTEDGPQNFNRMNFGMKAYTNAFTLAMGGNFLTQNEALTRDESVRVARYYDDKTKGLAWRFFNLDNPGSFASRLAVASLDKPQNIPGNVTSTIASIISPIRNAAGESGTLTAFITGNSRVASASTVYDSTNLKLDPAGIPEIFNQINPMENARYIENIKKNNAILAAELAEYDKCFQEFIPSRFHLLNPPPDKVDLYKNVCTPLLDSTASRDLNSLPLRYRAYHFHMLQADALVYLSNPNKEDPNFSAPEGATTSNPVETTSTQTPTNPSGDTSAQQCPPGTTDAGIGEKYGVGRVLMHRLRLCTVHDITVNVSVANSLNAMLNDMQAAGINISGWGYRTFDKQVELRGKNGCPDTYNSSSSTCATPTARPGQSNHENGEAIDFNVNGSSIRSGSAQFRWLSSNAGRYGFKNLPSESWHWSINGK